GTCTTTCGTTTGAGTAATAGCCTAGGGGTATATCATTTTCACTATTATTTAAATCCTGGTCCGTATTGGCGCACCCTGTCAACAGCATGAGAGACAGCGTAAATGGAGCTGCCGCTTTCATCCACTTCATCCTTCGCATACTCCCTTTCACAATTCATTTTGAGCAAATAAAGCTCAAAATTATTTTCTGCGAATCAGGAACCTTTCATGCTGTTAAGTATAGGCATTTTCGTTTAATCAAGATAGGGAAAGCTATTGAAAGCGGTCTGCTAACTTCATCATTTTTTGCACAAATTTTCTTCTTTTGGAGAATTGCTGCTCTGTAAGCTCTACTACATGGTTTCTGGCCAGCTCATTATTAAGCTTGTTTTGTCTAATAATCCTGTTCCATTCCCGCAGTACATCTGTAGGAAAAGCAAGCCCAATTAAAAAGGATCTTTCATTTAAAAATGGCTGAAGCAAGCTTATTTTTTGAAGCTGATGATGTGACCACCCAATTAGCGGCAAAATCCGATTGGCATATTGTAAATAATCCATGCTTTTAGGTCCAATACTAATAAGGTCAAAGTCAATTAAATACAGCTCTCCATTAAGGCCGCGGTGAAAGTTATGATGTGCAACATCTCCATGCAAAATCACTTTTTTTTGGTTTTTAATATTGTCTCTTTCTCTTTCCAAATGATATAGAGACCAATCTATCCAACCATTTAATTCTTGGAGAATGTCTCCTTTTAAAAATTGGGCGGCAACAGGCAAGTTTAGCTTAAACTGGTTACCTCTTTCTGACCACTTTTCAAAAATATCAAAGTCAGGCAAAATATATCGATAAGTATCGACTAGCCTTTCTGTGCAATTATAATAATGGCCCATTAACGATAAAGCCTCGTTTCTGCTGTCTTTATCCATATAGGAGAAAGGCTTAAGGCTTCCAGGTATGTATTCAATGCAGCCATATATTCGGTTATCAATAATAATAGGATCTTGTTCAAAAGAGAAGAAGCGATAGGTTGCATGAAATCCTTCATAGTGAAGCGAGTTTGTGAATGCCTCTTGGATTTTTAGTTTTTTATAGCTTGGGAACTCTTTAAGGATTAGCCAAGCATAATCTGTCACTACCAAATATACTTGTTTGCGGATGCGTTTCAAATCCTTTACTGGATAAGGCAGCTTATTTTGTAATAAAGCGAGGAGACGATAGACTGAATCATCGTCTCCTCTACTATTAATTTTCATAATCGCTGCTTTCGTCTAAATAACGAGGCATGCCAAATGGAGTTACCTCATTAATTCCATACGGATGAACTAATGGGGGCTGACCATTTCCTTGAAATGGAGGTGCAAAGATTGGCGCATTGCCGCCTGGTCCAAATATAGGAGATCCCATTACATCACGAGCTCCTGCAGTTCCGCTTGGCATTCCTTGCATCCCAGGCATTCCAGTGCCCATCTCACCCATAGTGTTTTGCATTGGCACGTTTCCTAGCGCACCTTGGGGGTATGGTGGTTCTTGCATAAAGCCACCAGGCATTGTACCTCCAAATGGATAACCTGGACCTCCTGTCATTGGTAAGCCGCCCATTTCTGGGTTGAAGCCTTGCTGCATTCCTGGCATTCCTCCGAATTGGTCTCCACCCGGCATTCCCGAAAATGGTGGCTGGCCTCCCATCATTCCTGGGTTAAAGCCTTGCTGCCCTCCTGGCATTCCTCCGAATTGGTCTCCGCCAGGCATTCCCGAAAATGGCGGCTGGCCTCCCATCATTCCTGGGTTGAAGCCTTGCTGCCCTCCTGGCATTCCTCCGAATTGGTCTCCGCCCGGCATTCCCGAAAATGGCGGCTGGCCTCCCATCATTCCTGGGTTAAAGCCTTGCTGCCCTCCTGGCATTCCTCCGAATTGGTCTCCGCCCGGCATTCCTCCAAATGGCGGCTGGCCTCCCATCA
This DNA window, taken from Niallia sp. Man26, encodes the following:
- a CDS encoding aminoglycoside phosphotransferase; this encodes MKINSRGDDDSVYRLLALLQNKLPYPVKDLKRIRKQVYLVVTDYAWLILKEFPSYKKLKIQEAFTNSLHYEGFHATYRFFSFEQDPIIIDNRIYGCIEYIPGSLKPFSYMDKDSRNEALSLMGHYYNCTERLVDTYRYILPDFDIFEKWSERGNQFKLNLPVAAQFLKGDILQELNGWIDWSLYHLERERDNIKNQKKVILHGDVAHHNFHRGLNGELYLIDFDLISIGPKSMDYLQYANRILPLIGWSHHQLQKISLLQPFLNERSFLIGLAFPTDVLREWNRIIRQNKLNNELARNHVVELTEQQFSKRRKFVQKMMKLADRFQ